One stretch of Marinobacterium iners DNA includes these proteins:
- a CDS encoding porin, protein MIALGMAAQAQAEIKLYDQEGTTFSTDGLINAFYVHSDNDGREQSRVKMGFLPNWIGFNFGKETGDLKLGARSSFWVSINDSDVVRANNQGRGESLGTDTGIDVRQFYGTVDGDWGQVLIGKDFGLFNRTNIMSDELLLGYGQTSDALGLIDGGNVSFGNIGSGYTYPFPKAQITYRSPTRNGLQLAVGIFDPSKSSADSSEDAPRFEGELTYTVNTDSLDFKAWLGGLYQSSDDPVADTSVDSTGVSYGANVKFGDLSLTASGFQSEGIHPAAIDNFVADESVELDGYLVQGSYSFGPNRVALSYGENEGDNGADFTYENTAVAWFYTVNSNLKLIAEYDQTEISGSTLGTEKNDTMAFGAVLTW, encoded by the coding sequence ATGATTGCACTGGGTATGGCGGCCCAGGCTCAGGCCGAGATCAAGCTGTATGATCAGGAAGGTACAACGTTCTCGACCGATGGCCTGATCAACGCTTTCTACGTACACAGTGACAATGATGGCCGCGAGCAGTCTCGTGTCAAAATGGGCTTCCTGCCCAACTGGATCGGTTTCAATTTCGGCAAGGAAACAGGTGACCTGAAACTAGGTGCGCGTTCATCGTTCTGGGTCAGCATCAATGATTCCGATGTAGTGCGCGCCAACAATCAGGGACGAGGCGAGTCTCTGGGTACCGATACCGGCATCGATGTACGTCAGTTCTACGGCACAGTCGATGGTGACTGGGGCCAGGTATTGATCGGTAAGGACTTTGGTCTGTTCAACCGTACCAACATCATGTCAGACGAGTTGCTGCTCGGTTATGGCCAGACTTCTGATGCATTGGGTCTGATTGATGGTGGCAACGTTTCCTTCGGCAACATCGGCAGTGGCTATACCTATCCGTTCCCGAAAGCACAGATCACGTACCGTTCGCCCACCCGCAATGGCCTCCAGCTGGCGGTTGGTATCTTTGATCCAAGCAAATCGTCGGCTGACTCGTCAGAAGATGCACCGCGTTTTGAAGGTGAACTGACCTACACAGTAAACACCGACTCCTTGGACTTCAAAGCGTGGCTGGGTGGCTTGTATCAGAGCTCTGATGACCCAGTGGCCGATACAAGTGTGGATTCGACAGGTGTTTCCTACGGCGCCAACGTCAAATTTGGTGATCTGTCACTGACGGCATCCGGCTTCCAGAGCGAAGGTATCCACCCGGCAGCAATCGACAACTTTGTAGCGGATGAAAGTGTTGAGCTTGATGGGTATCTGGTGCAGGGTTCCTACAGCTTTGGCCCGAACCGTGTAGCCCTTTCATATGGTGAAAACGAAGGTGACAATGGCGCCGACTTCACCTACGAAAATACAGCAGTTGCCTGGTTCTATACTGTGAACAGCAACCTGAAACTGATTGCCGAGTACGACCAGACCGAAATCAGTGGTTCCACTCTGGGTACCGAAAAGAACGATACCATGGCCTTTGGTGCCGTCCTGACCTGGTAA
- a CDS encoding response regulator, whose translation MYKILIADDHPLFREAITNVIESGFPDTETLETENLETALALAQEHDDLDLVLLDLNMPGMNGLNGLISLRNEAPTVPVVIVSAEDDKQIVLQAITCGAVGFISKSSPRNQMTEALQQILDGNVYLPSDIIRQSGQEGRRNRRGNDNPQIAPELLSSLTRRQLLVLERMAKGESNKQIAYNLHIAETTVKAHVSAILRKLGVHNRVQAILSASDIDFAQYLRR comes from the coding sequence GTGTACAAGATTCTTATCGCTGATGACCACCCACTGTTCCGGGAAGCGATCACCAATGTGATCGAATCAGGCTTCCCTGATACCGAAACACTGGAAACCGAAAACCTTGAGACCGCCCTTGCCCTGGCCCAGGAACACGATGATCTGGACCTGGTGTTGCTGGATCTCAACATGCCCGGGATGAATGGTCTCAACGGGCTCATTTCACTGCGCAACGAGGCACCCACCGTACCCGTTGTGATTGTTTCAGCCGAGGATGACAAACAGATCGTACTGCAGGCCATCACCTGCGGTGCCGTTGGCTTCATCTCAAAATCATCACCGCGCAACCAGATGACCGAAGCCCTGCAGCAGATCCTGGACGGAAACGTCTACCTGCCATCTGACATTATCCGCCAGAGCGGACAGGAAGGACGCCGCAACCGACGCGGCAACGACAACCCCCAGATTGCACCGGAACTCCTCTCTTCTTTGACTCGTCGTCAGCTGCTTGTGCTGGAACGGATGGCCAAGGGGGAGTCCAATAAGCAGATCGCCTACAACCTCCATATTGCCGAAACGACCGTCAAGGCCCACGTTTCGGCCATTCTGCGCAAACTCGGTGTACATAACCGAGTTCAGGCGATCCTCTCGGCCAGCGATATCGACTTCGCCCAGTATCTGCGGCGCTGA
- a CDS encoding NahK/ErcS family hybrid sensor histidine kinase/response regulator, with the protein MATDIEKAQLEARIAELEQDNTKLRRMKQALIERVESSSTVRTAPYAAFEHSVVLAEQVRERTEALNAALAELKHSNMALKQANQEAATAHQRLIDAIESISDAFVLFDAERRIVLFNSRFRDYWQGTQTRIERGITIHDVRRLALERGVIAEEHVGQGDEATVYHLSDGRWVQMNERHTNDGGLVILYTDITDLKASETARREQALAQKSRLLQRTVDNLSQGVALINPEGELEVWNDRFAELTGLSPVSSVPFESLMGASEVQLLTPDTLSAHGRPLLETEQHLADGRVLEIRTHPMPSGGFVNTYTDITERHRYAETLRENENWLRLITDHVPALIAYVGGEGHFQFTNQVYDDWYGWPRGSLIGQSIRQVHGEQQYARLEPYIRQTMSGQNATFEIDEQNAAGENRHMLKSYVANIDAAGNTVGFFVLIRDITERKRTALALQQAYQNLEQRVRERTSELTGVNLQLRQEIEERMSIEARLLEAKQDAEQANLSKTKFLAAVSHDLLQPLNAARLFTGALLEQPMPERIRSLISSVSNSLQDVETLLGTLVDISRLDAGVIKPDVSAFRLNELLDTLAAEYHQMAAAEGLSFRFAGSDRVVLSDATLLARILRNFLTNALRYTDKGGKILLGCRRRGERVLIEVWDTGSGIPEDKLTEIFQEFRRIRNGNQHQDKGLGLGLAIVDKIGRMLDHPIRVRSVEGRGSVFSVEVPAGRLLPQSFQAPFSDPSIHARLEGARIWMIDNDPAICAGMATLLTGWGCEVVTALGLDDLQQQVSIGSAGLDILIADYHLDDGATGDELVREVLSLRADQPPVLMITANYSNELKQEVKAQGYLLMNKPVKPLKLKATLAHLLQRRQQPA; encoded by the coding sequence ATGGCTACTGATATCGAAAAGGCACAGCTGGAAGCGCGTATCGCAGAGCTTGAGCAAGACAATACCAAGCTGCGTCGCATGAAACAGGCGTTGATCGAACGGGTCGAGTCCAGCAGTACAGTACGTACGGCGCCGTATGCCGCGTTTGAGCATTCGGTAGTGCTGGCCGAGCAGGTGCGTGAGCGCACCGAAGCATTGAATGCGGCATTGGCAGAACTCAAACACAGTAACATGGCGCTGAAGCAGGCCAATCAGGAGGCAGCCACGGCGCACCAGCGACTGATTGACGCCATCGAAAGCATCTCGGACGCCTTTGTACTGTTTGATGCCGAACGGCGTATCGTGCTGTTCAACAGCCGCTTTCGTGACTATTGGCAGGGCACGCAAACTCGTATTGAGCGGGGCATCACCATCCATGATGTGCGCCGTCTTGCGCTGGAGCGTGGTGTAATCGCCGAAGAGCATGTGGGTCAGGGGGATGAGGCGACCGTATATCATCTTTCTGATGGCCGCTGGGTGCAGATGAACGAGCGTCATACCAATGATGGCGGTCTTGTGATCCTGTACACCGATATTACCGACCTGAAGGCGAGTGAGACCGCTCGGCGTGAGCAGGCGCTGGCACAAAAAAGCCGGCTACTGCAGCGTACCGTTGATAATCTGTCCCAGGGGGTGGCGCTGATTAATCCGGAGGGCGAGCTGGAAGTCTGGAATGACCGCTTTGCCGAGCTGACCGGACTCAGCCCGGTCAGCAGCGTCCCGTTTGAATCTTTGATGGGTGCCAGTGAAGTGCAGCTGCTGACACCCGACACGCTCAGTGCACACGGCCGACCGCTGCTGGAAACCGAACAGCACCTGGCGGATGGTCGAGTACTGGAGATTCGTACCCACCCGATGCCGTCCGGTGGCTTTGTGAATACCTATACGGATATCACCGAACGCCATCGTTATGCTGAAACCCTGCGCGAAAACGAAAACTGGCTGCGCCTGATTACCGACCATGTGCCGGCGCTGATCGCCTATGTGGGCGGTGAAGGACATTTCCAGTTCACCAACCAGGTTTATGATGACTGGTATGGCTGGCCTCGAGGAAGTCTGATCGGACAGAGCATTCGTCAGGTACACGGTGAGCAGCAGTATGCTCGGCTGGAGCCGTATATCCGCCAGACCATGAGCGGGCAGAATGCCACCTTCGAAATTGATGAGCAGAATGCGGCAGGTGAAAACCGGCACATGCTCAAATCCTATGTAGCCAATATTGATGCTGCGGGCAACACGGTTGGTTTCTTTGTGCTGATCCGTGATATCACTGAACGCAAACGAACCGCGCTTGCGCTGCAGCAAGCCTATCAGAACCTTGAGCAGCGCGTACGCGAACGTACCTCGGAGCTGACTGGGGTTAACCTGCAGCTGCGACAGGAGATCGAGGAGCGTATGTCGATCGAGGCGCGGTTGCTGGAGGCCAAGCAGGACGCCGAACAGGCTAACCTGTCCAAAACCAAGTTTCTTGCGGCGGTCAGTCACGATCTGCTGCAGCCGCTCAATGCAGCACGCCTGTTTACCGGTGCCTTGCTGGAACAACCCATGCCGGAGCGCATTCGCAGCCTGATCAGCTCTGTCAGCAATTCCCTGCAGGATGTGGAAACCTTGCTGGGTACGCTGGTTGATATTTCCCGCCTGGACGCGGGTGTCATCAAGCCTGATGTATCCGCTTTCAGGCTCAATGAATTGCTGGATACATTGGCAGCGGAGTATCACCAGATGGCTGCGGCCGAAGGGCTGTCATTCCGCTTTGCAGGCAGTGACCGGGTCGTACTCAGTGACGCAACGCTGCTGGCCCGTATTCTGCGCAACTTTCTGACCAACGCACTGCGCTATACCGACAAGGGCGGGAAAATCCTGTTGGGTTGCCGTCGCAGAGGAGAGCGGGTGTTGATTGAGGTCTGGGATACCGGTTCTGGCATTCCCGAGGACAAGCTGACGGAAATATTCCAGGAATTTCGTCGTATCCGTAACGGCAATCAGCATCAGGACAAAGGGCTGGGGCTGGGCCTTGCCATTGTCGACAAGATCGGCCGTATGCTGGATCACCCGATCAGGGTGAGATCAGTCGAGGGCAGGGGCTCGGTGTTTTCGGTAGAAGTGCCGGCAGGTCGGTTGTTGCCACAATCCTTCCAGGCGCCGTTTTCGGACCCGAGCATTCATGCCCGGCTGGAGGGAGCGCGCATCTGGATGATCGACAACGATCCCGCCATCTGTGCCGGCATGGCCACGCTGCTGACAGGTTGGGGCTGTGAAGTGGTGACGGCGCTGGGGCTGGACGATCTGCAGCAGCAGGTATCCATTGGCAGCGCCGGGCTGGACATTCTGATTGCTGATTACCATCTGGATGACGGCGCGACCGGTGATGAGCTGGTACGTGAGGTGCTGAGTCTGCGGGCGGACCAGCCGCCGGTATTGATGATCACGGCCAACTACAGCAACGAGCTGAAACAGGAAGTGAAGGCTCAGGGGTATCTGCTGATGAACAAGCCGGTCAAGCCGCTGAAGCTGAAGGCTACACTGGCCCACTTGCTGCAACGCCGGCAACAGCCGGCGTAA
- the nosP gene encoding nitric oxide-sensing protein NosP: MNAPVLHSPVRSAMSSARDPETASRELATALDHPELGFVLFFCSAEYDLNALAHSLNDAFGEVQLAGCTTAGELTPRGYDQGTITAIGFDRHLFAVEVGLIEELEKFSLTDAQSEVERLIGRCRERQVAPIKGHTFALTLLDGLSSQEELVLLTLDSALGSIPNFGGSAGDDIHLTGTHVFAGGEFRTRAAVVVMINTPLDFEVFSTHHMHSLEQKLIVTRADAASRTVYELNAEPAALEYARLLGLNPEQLDFKTFALNPLAVRIGQEYYVRSIQKVNPDLSLTFYCAVENGIVLTAMQPGEMLQDLSHRLEQIESTLGEPLITIGCDCFLRRLEAEYTGQAQKTSELLTRHQVIGFNTYGEQFDGMHINQTFTGVVIGRAQHGY; this comes from the coding sequence ATGAACGCGCCTGTACTGCACAGTCCCGTCCGTTCTGCCATGTCATCGGCACGCGATCCTGAAACGGCATCTCGGGAGTTGGCCACGGCACTTGATCATCCTGAACTTGGTTTCGTTCTTTTTTTCTGCTCGGCAGAGTATGACCTGAATGCACTTGCGCACAGTCTCAATGATGCCTTTGGCGAGGTTCAGCTGGCAGGCTGTACCACTGCAGGTGAGCTGACACCGCGTGGCTACGATCAGGGAACCATCACCGCCATCGGCTTTGATCGTCATCTTTTTGCCGTTGAAGTCGGGCTGATAGAAGAGCTGGAAAAGTTCAGTCTGACCGATGCCCAGTCTGAGGTGGAACGGCTGATCGGGCGCTGTCGTGAGCGTCAGGTTGCACCGATCAAGGGACATACCTTTGCCCTGACGCTGCTGGATGGGCTATCCAGTCAGGAGGAACTGGTGTTGCTGACATTGGATTCAGCACTGGGCAGCATCCCCAATTTTGGTGGCTCGGCGGGTGATGATATTCATCTGACCGGTACCCATGTATTTGCCGGTGGCGAGTTCCGGACCCGTGCAGCGGTGGTTGTGATGATCAATACGCCGTTGGACTTTGAGGTCTTCAGTACGCACCACATGCATAGTCTGGAACAGAAGCTGATCGTAACCCGTGCAGATGCCGCCAGTCGTACCGTATACGAGCTGAATGCCGAGCCGGCTGCGCTGGAATATGCCCGCCTGCTGGGACTGAACCCCGAACAACTCGATTTCAAGACTTTTGCACTCAATCCTCTGGCTGTGCGCATCGGGCAGGAGTATTACGTGCGCTCCATTCAAAAGGTCAATCCTGACCTGAGTTTGACCTTCTATTGCGCCGTCGAGAACGGCATCGTTTTGACCGCCATGCAGCCTGGCGAAATGCTGCAGGACCTTTCTCACCGCCTTGAACAGATTGAAAGCACTTTGGGTGAACCGCTGATTACTATCGGCTGTGACTGCTTTCTGCGCCGGCTGGAAGCGGAGTATACCGGGCAGGCACAGAAGACATCCGAACTGCTGACCCGGCATCAGGTAATCGGCTTTAACACCTATGGTGAGCAGTTTGATGGCATGCATATCAATCAGACCTTTACCGGGGTCGTGATCGGCAGGGCGCAGCATGGCTACTGA